The following is a genomic window from Acidobacteriota bacterium.
GCCCCCACGCCGCCCGGGTCGCCATTCCGACCGCTCGAATCCCCGGGGCCCGCTCGCGCCGATCTCTCCCGGCGTTCCCTCCCGATCGACGGTCCGGCCGGAGGGGCGGGACCTCCCGGCGGGGATCCGCCGGGGGGACGCGAGGCCGCCGCCGGCGCGCCGGGGTCACCCGGCGAGGCGGACGAAGCGGGGGCGCGGGGTGCCCCCTTCGATTTCGAGGATGGCCAGCGTGACCGGGTACCGGAAGCGGCGGGGGCCGGCGCTTCCGGGATTGAGGTAGAGCACCCCGCCGCGGCGCCGGCGCTCCGGTGTGTGGCTGTGGCCGTGGAGGACCACTGCGATTCCGGCCCGGTCGGGTGCGATGTCCAGCAGGCCGAGATCGTGACGCGCATGGATGGTGATCCCCT
Proteins encoded in this region:
- a CDS encoding metallophosphoesterase, with the protein product MRIGVLSDTHDLLRPEALDALAGADLIVHLGDVCSPGILQELSRLAPVRAVRGNCDGGAWAASLPPSDTFEAEGITIHARHDLGLLDIAPDRAGIAVVLHGHSHTPERRRRGGVLYLNPGSAGPRRFRYPVTLAILEIEGGTPRPRFVRLAG